In a single window of the Leopardus geoffroyi isolate Oge1 chromosome D2, O.geoffroyi_Oge1_pat1.0, whole genome shotgun sequence genome:
- the IFIT2 gene encoding interferon-induced protein with tetratricopeptide repeats 2 has product MSETTRNTLESCLRQLKCHFTWNLVEGGKSLDDFEDEVCNTTEFQNNEFKATVFNILAYIKHRRGHDEAALECLQRAEELIQQEHAEQADIRRLVTWGNYAWVYYHLGRPADAQMYVDKVRRVCEKFRSPYRIESAEMDCEEGWARLQCGGKHNERAKVCFEKALERNPQNAEFSSGLAIASYRLDTWPLPQDPVDPLRRAIQLNPDNRYAKVLLALKLQGMKEEGEGERLVEEALEGAPCATDVLCGAAKLFKRKGALDKAIELLLKALEGMPNNAYLHYYTGCCYRAKVLDILQDAGKNGMSWRREKLQEAIAQAVYHLKRVEEADANHPCVCSYLACLYAQAGQYDEAECYFQKEFCKELSPVAKQVLHLRYGNFQLYQLKSEDRAIHHFIQGVKIKQDSKETEKMKNKLQKIASVRLSKNGVDSVALHLLEFLQELGTEMRPAEEKSERHLDSGSFLPSASSPEE; this is encoded by the exons ATGAG TGAGACCACCAGAAACACCTTGGAGAGTTGTCTGCGGCAACTTAAATGCCATTTCACGTGGAACTTGGTGGAGGGAGGAAAGTCCTTGGATGACTTTGAAGACGAGGTATGTAACACGACGGAGTTCCAGAACAACGAATTCAAGGCCACGGTGTTCAACATACTGGCCTACATAAAACACCGCAGAGGCCACGATGAGGCTGCCCTGGAGTGCCTACAGAGGGCTGAGGAGCTGATCCAGCAGGAGCACGCGGAGCAGGCAGACATCAGAAGGCTGGTCACCTGGGGAAACTACGCCTGGGTCTACTACCACCTGGGCAGACCCGCAGACGCTCAGATGTACGTGGACAAGGTGCGACGGGTATGCGAGAAGTTCCGCAGCCCCTACAGAATCGAGAGTGCTGAGATGGACTGTGAGGAGGGGTGGGCCCGGCTACAGTGTGGAGGAAAGCACAACGAGAGGGCCAAGGTGTGCTTCGAGAAGGCTCTGGAAAGGAATCCCCAGAACGCAGAGTTCAGCTCTGGCCTGGCCATCGCGAGCTACCGTCTGGACACCTGGCCGCTGCCTCAGGATCCCGTCGACCCTCTGAGGCGGGCCATTCAGCTGAATCCTGACAACCGGTATGCGAAAGTGCTCTTGGCTCTGAAACTTCAGGGGATGAAGGAAGAAGGTGAAGGAGAGAGGCTTGTGGAGGAAGCTTTGGAGGGGGCCCCGTGTGCAACTGACGTGCTTTGTGGAGCAGCAAAgctgtttaaaagaaaaggagcCCTAGACAAAGCTATCGAACTGCTTCTAAAGGCTCTAGAAGGCATGCCCAACAATGCCTACCTGCATTACTACACTGGGTGCTGCTACAGGGCAAAAGTCCTCGATATCCTACAGGACGCAGGAAAGAATGGCATGTCCTGGAGAAGAGAAAAGTTACAGGAAGCCATTGCGCAAGCTGTGTATCATTTGAAGAGAGTGGAGGAGGCCGATGCAAACCACCCCTGTGTCTGCTCCTATCTGGCCTGCCTCTATGCACAAGCAGGTCAGTACGACGAAGCAGAGTGCTACTTCCAAAAGGAATTCTGCAAAGAGCTTTCTCCCGTAGCCAAACAAGTCCTCCACCTGCGCTATGGCAACTTCCAGCTCTACCAGCTGAAGAGCGAGGACAGAGCCATCCACCATTTCATACAGGGTGTGAAAATAAAGCAGGActcaaaggagacagaaaagatgaaaaataagctGCAAAAAATTGCCAGTGTCAGGCTTTCTAAAAACGGGGTGGATTCTGTCGCTTTGCACCTCTTGGAGTTTCTTCAGGAGCTGGGTACAGAGATGCGGCCAGCAGAGGAAAAGTCTGAGAGGCATTTGGATTCTGGAAGCTTCCTCCCTTCAGCATCTTCCCCTGAGGAATGA